ATTCGCGTGATCATCGTCGACGACGAGTCGCTGGTGCGCGCCGCACTGCGCGTCTTCCTGGACTCCTCGGACGGGTTCGATCTCGTCGGCGAAGCCGACAACGGCATCGACGCGATCGCGCTGGTGCGCAGCACTCACCCCGATGTCGTGCTCATGGACGTGCAGATGCCCAAGATGGACGGCATCGAGGCCACTCAACGCCTCACGCGTGAGTTTCCCGGTATCAAGATCGTCGCACTGACCACGTTCTCCTCGGAACGGGTGATCGTCCCGATGCTCAGCGCCGGCGCTGCGGGCTTCCTGGTGAAGGACACGTCGCCCGACCGCATCCTCGACGCGGCGCGCCTCGCTCACGAGGGCGGGTACGTACTTTCGCCGCGCGTCGCGAAGGAGCTCGTCAGCTCGGTGCAGCAGAACGAACCGCCCGCACCGCGCCAGCTCGGCCGCGACGAGGAACTCACCGAACGCGAGCTGGAAGTGGTCACGCTTCTCGCGCAGGGAATGTCCAACGCGGAGATCGCGGCGGCGATGTTCGTGTCCGAAGCGACGGTCAAGTCACACCTCGGCCGCATCACGGCGAAGTGGGGCGTGCGCGATCGCATCCAAGTGCTGATCCGCGCAACCCAGTACGGTCTCGTCTCTCTGGGCTGACGACCGTCAGGCGATCGCCGTGCCGACGGCCGCGACGACCGCATCCAGTGGCTGTCCGGAGGCATCCCGCTTCGCCCCCGGCTCCGGCAGAGTACGCACGGCGCCGTCCGCCGCCAATGCCCGCGGTTGCGCTCCGATCCAGGCGAGAGTGAGGACGTCCTCGCCCTTCAGAAAGCGCTGAGCGCGCACGCCGCCGGTCGCGCGACCCTTCGGCGGGAACTCGTCGAACATCGACACCTTCGCGCTTCCCGCGTCTGTCCCGGCGATCGCCTGGGAGGACCCGGCGATGGTGACGACCACCGCGTCCGCCGGTTCGGTCACCACGTCGAAGGCCACGACGGAGGCTCCCGCGCTCAAACGGATGCCGGCCATGCCGCCCGCCGCGCGCCCCTGCGGGCGCACGCTCGCCGCGTCGAAGCGCAGCAGCTGGGCGTCGGAGGCCACGAAGACGAGCTCGGCGCCGTCGGGGGCGACGGCGGCGCCGACGACGAGGTCTCCGTCCTTCAGCGCGATGATCTCGGCCTCGTGCTTGCCGGGCGCAAGCTCCGAGGTTGCGACACGCTTGACGACACCCTGGGCGGTCCCGAGGGCGATGACGATGTCGCCGAGGGGCACGACGGCCACGACGTGCTCGCCCGATGCCAGGCCGAGGTACTGGTCGGCGCGGGTACCTGCCCCGAGCTGCACCGCATTCGCCGGCACCGACGGCAGATCGACAGGGGAGAAGCGCACCAGGCGGCCGCGCGTGGTGACCGCGCCGAGCTCACCCCTCGTGGTCGTGTCGACAGCGGAGAGGATGCCGTCGTGCTTCGCACGCCGTGTCGGAGCGACGATCTCGCCGGAGTCACCGAGTTCGGCACGCACCATCCTCCCGGT
The sequence above is a segment of the Microbacterium sp. PM5 genome. Coding sequences within it:
- a CDS encoding response regulator transcription factor — its product is MTEPIRVIIVDDESLVRAALRVFLDSSDGFDLVGEADNGIDAIALVRSTHPDVVLMDVQMPKMDGIEATQRLTREFPGIKIVALTTFSSERVIVPMLSAGAAGFLVKDTSPDRILDAARLAHEGGYVLSPRVAKELVSSVQQNEPPAPRQLGRDEELTERELEVVTLLAQGMSNAEIAAAMFVSEATVKSHLGRITAKWGVRDRIQVLIRATQYGLVSLG